A single Cyclopterus lumpus isolate fCycLum1 chromosome 3, fCycLum1.pri, whole genome shotgun sequence DNA region contains:
- the sltm gene encoding SAFB-like transcription modulator isoform X3, with the protein MGGKMATGAISTESKKISDLRVVDLKSELKQRNLDTSGVKSVLLARLRQALEDEDGDTENIQIQLSADTSNRKGKKVDSDADTTGEEDVLSKETEEYESEKDVTDTDDGTREKSKPAPCEDSLTQPEAEALAEAEPESEAVVAEADSEPEPEMDAEPEPEMDAESEAEVDAESDADPEVDDDDADPEVDDDDDADPDPEVEDEDTDPEMDGEDEPGLKTKLSESDAETMNSSKEAEDDHLSVSIPNEDAITLDVDGDDLLETGKHVKLPDPEAEKGTDEPMASETVPDDDMMAGETVGHKDGKKDDGSRSDLMKKDGREALKKAEMGDKEKDSGKKGPCTTGASGQAKSSSRDRDGKAAKDEKAVVSSSGNSSSSRNIWVSGLSSNTKAAVLKNLFGKYGKVLSAKVVTNARSPGSKCYGLVTMSSSTEVTRCVSHLDCTELHGQQIYVERAKNDPFKREGSKKDAEDKASSTKSSDKRSSTGTKLANKAQPSYKKEDKKLDKLSEKDKDLSKKQEVRSGKSESVSSNSGQDSLKKDDRKHGRMKSPGKMVLLHHPKGDSNFGKIRPFRRGRYFDKPFVNMNIQRRPKWLIPPEELEMMRVKQRPFMNKGEDILPFEKMKEQRLRERVARIDRVRRAVELRRRREIAEQERRERERVRLLREREERENLLRERQRLEMERQKLERERLERERLERERIRIEQERRKEAERMTREREELRRQQEQLRYEQEKRNHLKRGREVEHGRRDDSYWNGNKKMQSESDVRLNQGSNYNRQQNRFSNFTPRERGRFPEAAAEQPNTYDRRNRFDGEPEVKKSRPAPHRESSGFERYPKSFETVRRAEQPPPRTELRDIDRRDRDERRPVPMHDRPMGARVTMPGMSHNRSPRDGGHSWKNDGGMNSNKGDIRNAGLTRGPMRMRAERSGRDGPGRDGPGREGPGRDGPGPVLRGGTSANRGRSSFNERDGGRPIGMSDQPFSSGRQVVVERHSRDQGLRKEWHGGSSSQGRGFGDNRRMGDSRGSMMASSHSSSGMNRIVQITNNSIPSGGNVGGFKPFKGTPRQF; encoded by the exons ATGGGAGGTAAAATGGCGACGGGTGCCATTTCCACGGAGTCAAAGAAAATATCAGATTTAAGAGTTGTTGATCTAAAATCCGAGCTCAAACAAAGGAATTTGGACACTTCTGGTGTGAAGAGCGTTCTTCTTGCAAGATTGAGACAG gctCTTGAGGATGAAGATGGTGACACAGAAAATATTCAAATCCAGCTTTCAGCTGACACATCAAATCGGAAAG GAAAAAAAGTGGATTCAGATGCGGACACAACGGGGGAGGAAGATGTGCTCTCCAAG gAAACTGAAGAATATGAATCTGAAAAAG ATGTAACTGATACAGATGATGGTACTCGTGAAAAGTCTAAGCCTGCACCCTGTGAGGACAGCCTTACTCAGCCTGAGGCTGAGGCACTAGCTGAGGCTGAACCAGAGTCAGAAGCTGTGGTGGCTGAGGCAGATtcagagccagagccagagaTGGATGCTGAGCCAGAGCCAGAGATGGATGCTGAGTCTGAGGCAGAGGTAGATGCTGAGTCTGACGCCGACCCAGAGGTGGATGATGATGACGCCGACCCAGaggtggatgatgatgatgacgccGACCCAGACCCAGAGGTGGAAGATGAAGACACCGACCCAGAGatggatggggaggatgagccAGGGCTGAAGACCAAACTGTCTGAGAGTGATGCCGAAACGATGAATTCCTCTAAAGAAGCTGAGGACGATCACCTATCCGTCTCAATCCCAAATGAAGATGCCATCACCCTagatgttgatggtgatgatctcCTGGAAACAGGTAAACATGTGAAACTTCCAGATCCAGAGGCTGAGAAGGGCACTGATGAGCCAATGGCCTCTGAGACGGTCCCAGATGATGACATGATGGCGGGAGAGACCGTGGGCCACAAAGATGGTAAGAAAGATGATGGGTCCAGGAGTGATCTCATGAAGAAAGACGGCAGAGAGGCCCTGAAGAAAGCTGAAATgggagacaaagaaaaggatTCTGGGAAGAAAGGCCCCTGCACTACTGGGGCATCAGGTCAAGCAAAGAG CTCTTCAAGAGACCGAGATGGAAAAGCTGCAAAAGATGAAAAGG CAGTCGTCAGCAGTAGCGGCAACAGCAGCTCTTCTCGCAACATATGGGTGAGCGGCCTGTCTTCAAACACCAAAGCAGCGGTCCTAAAGAACCTGTTTGGCAAATATGGAAAG GTTTTGAGTGCCAAGGTGGTTACAAATGCTCGCAGTCCTGGTTCAAAGTGTTATGGCTTGGTGACGATGTCTTCCAGTACAGAGGTGACACGGTGCGTCTCCCACCTCGACTGTACAGAGCTCCACGGACAGCAGATATATGTTGAAAGG GCCAAAAATGATCCGTTCAAACGAGAAGGCTCGAAGAAGGACGCTGAGGACAAAGCAAGTTCCACCAAATCAAGTGATAAGCGCAGTTCTACGGGGACAAAACTGGCCAACAA AGCACAGCCATCTTATAAAAAAGAAGATAAGAAATTGGATAAACTttcagaaaaggacaaagatTTGTCCAAGAAACAGGAGGTCAGAAGTGGAAAATCTGAGTCAGTTTCATCTAACTCGGGGCAAGATTCTTTGAAGAAAGATGACAGAAAGCATGGAC ggATGAAGAGTCCAGGCAAGATGGTCCTGTTACATCATCCCAAAGGGGACTCTAATTTTGGCAAAATAAGACCTTTTAGAAGGGGACGGTATTTTGATAAA CCCTTCGTCAACATGAATATTCAAAGAAGGCCAAAATGGTTAATTCCACCTGAAGAG TTAGAGATGATGAGAGTCAAACAGCGACCTTTTATGAACAAGGGTGAAGACATCCTGCCTTTTGAAAAGATGAAGGAGCAAAGGCTGCGTGAACGGGTGGCTCGTATAGACCGCGTTCGTAGAGCCGTAGAGTTGCGCAG GCGGCGTGAAATTGCCGAACAAGAACGCAGGGAGCGTGAGCGCGTCCGTCTGTTACGGGAGCGTGAAGAGCGGGAGAATCTGCTCCGGGAGCGCCAGAGACTTGAGATGGAAAGACAAAAACTGGAGAGGGAGCGcttggagagggagaggcttgagagggagagaatcCGTATAGAGCAG GAGCGACGTAAAGAGGCAGAACGTATGACACGTGAACGTGAGGAGCTGCGGAGGCAGCAAGAGCAGCTCCGTTATGAGCAAGAAAAGAGAAACCACCTCAAGAGGGGCCGTGAAGTGGAACACGG CCGGAGAGATGATTCTTATTGGAATGGCAACAAGAAGATGCAGTCTGAGTCTGATGTCCGTTTGAACCAAGGCTCAAACTATAACCGACAGCAGAACCGCTTCTCCAACTTCACGCCCAGAGAGAGGGGTCGCTTTCCAGAGGCTGCTGCCGAGCAGCCCAACACGTACGACAG ACGTAACCGGTTTGACGGTGAGCCCGAGGTAAAGAAGAGTCGCCCTGCTCCTCACAGGGAGAGCTCTGGCTTTGAGCGCTACCCTAAGAGCTTTGAAACAGTCCGCAGAGCTGAGCAGCCTCCTCCACGCACCGAACTCCGAGACATTGACCGCCGGGACAGAGATGAGAGGCGGCCTGTGCCCATGCATGATCGCCCTATGGGAGCCAGAGTTACAATGCCTGGCATGTCGCACAACCGCTCACCCAGGGATGGAGGGCATTCATGGAAGAACGATGGTGGCATGAACTCCAACAAGGGAGATATACG TAATGCTGGGTTGACCAGAGGACCCATGCGCATGCGTGCAGAGCGCTCGGGCAGAGATGGTCCAGGCAGAGATGGTCCAGGCAGAGAAGGTCCAGGCAGAGATGGTCCAGGCCCAGTACTTAGAGGAGGCACATCGGCCAACCGTGGAAGGAGCAGCTTTAATGAGCGAGACGGAGGGAGACCCATAGGGATGAGTGATCAG CCATTCAGCTCTGGCCGCCAGGTCGTGGTGGAGCGTCACAGCCGGGATCAGGGGCTGAGGAAGGAGTGGCACGGTGGATCAAGTTCCCAGGGTCGGGGCTTCGGTGATAATCGCAGAATGGGAGACAGCCGGGGCAGCATGATGGCTTCGAG TCACTCTTCCTCTGGAATGAACCGTATTGTACAGATCACCAACAACTCCATCCCCAGTGGTGGCAACGTGGGTGGATTCAAGCCTTTCAAAGGGACGCCGCGGCAATTTTAG